One segment of Oscillospiraceae bacterium MB08-C2-2 DNA contains the following:
- the fliD gene encoding flagellar filament capping protein FliD, whose product MASVSSTNMFSQYGIRNKGVGGLASGLDTDSLVESLTATTRSKIAKQGQTKQLLNWKVSAYRGVANTLRAFQSKYLSYSAGSNTNLASAAFFNTYKSTTSSDKVTVTPGTGATIGDITIDKITSLAQQQTVSGGVTVSRKLEGGVIPTGEDYTDKTLLLNVSGTVKTIKLDTLNGKTGAALQTELQSLINNTFGYEGQTTNPVVKVTVNSSGGQDTLGFASQSGNKITVAGGHVAALGFEGGESNRVSQNAKLSELGLADQLVGKNFRFSINDVEFSFDQNSTISDIMSKVNNSKANVKMTYSAATDKFTVTAKTGGGGTNNIVIKDVEGNLLNTLMGAQAGSAVGSQTLNETSIRGGAFNFDNTKLTQLGSSSFKLTVDGTTKTISISLTNEEKTALSSSTSNEIAQVVIAKVNASIKEQFGDKIAGSVKLEFDPLSTDGNSALRLATTREHTVSVATGTLSSTTYDALGYMGFTHGQNNSLNLGYDSSIEAGSNLAGDLTSLFSQLSAEGGSFMMTVNGVTKEVAFKISSGAEATPEILAKALNESIKTAFGADIAKDITVSAEGGSKIVLTIASNKKGTSGGNTQVSLAATDATKRGDKADLFAAMGFTGSAVNNGNSAQGTKLSDLGIGSGSFTIDDPANPGNPFVISYTGNENVMSFIDKINSAVGSQVASFKDGHLAVDMGSNPLTIKEDPALGAAGALSVLFGTDDEGIAYDSTRYATSLTNTAGKNAEIVVNGQTIYSSSNTFTIDGVSIEINAESTTPIKIGTSYDTDSLVEKLEEFVGEYNVLVESFHKMLKEEKVKGYEPLTDEQRADMTQDQITKWETEAKKGLLRSDSTISRIVGQLRSSLVEKVDGAGISLSDIGITTMSLLDSSATNGVNYKNDGKIKLDTQKLKAYIDKNGPDSVQALFTDKTNGIAKRFDNVITGAANTSSVNRGTLVELAGTETLTGNNTSVLGKQIENVDKLVTNLKSRLKSEYTRYWNKFSALEKAISRMNSQSSWLTQNNQ is encoded by the coding sequence ATGGCTTCCGTTTCATCGACCAATATGTTCAGCCAGTATGGCATTCGAAACAAAGGTGTTGGAGGGCTCGCCTCCGGGTTGGACACCGACAGCCTGGTGGAATCCCTCACCGCCACTACCCGTTCCAAAATTGCCAAGCAGGGCCAGACCAAGCAGCTTTTAAACTGGAAGGTCAGCGCCTACCGGGGCGTCGCCAACACTCTGCGGGCTTTTCAAAGCAAATATCTTTCCTATTCGGCCGGCTCCAACACAAATTTGGCCAGCGCGGCGTTTTTCAACACCTATAAATCCACCACCAGCTCCGATAAAGTCACCGTAACCCCCGGCACCGGTGCTACCATAGGTGATATCACCATTGATAAAATCACCTCTTTGGCTCAGCAGCAAACGGTTAGCGGCGGCGTTACCGTCTCCAGAAAGCTGGAAGGCGGTGTAATCCCCACTGGTGAGGATTATACCGATAAAACCCTGCTGCTCAATGTAAGCGGCACAGTGAAAACCATCAAGCTGGATACTTTAAACGGCAAAACCGGAGCTGCACTTCAGACCGAACTGCAAAGTCTGATTAACAATACCTTCGGCTATGAGGGCCAAACCACCAACCCGGTGGTCAAGGTTACAGTCAACAGCTCTGGCGGCCAAGATACCCTTGGGTTTGCTTCCCAGAGCGGCAACAAAATCACGGTTGCGGGCGGGCATGTGGCTGCTCTCGGCTTTGAGGGCGGCGAATCCAACCGGGTTTCCCAAAACGCCAAGCTTTCTGAATTGGGGCTGGCTGACCAGTTGGTGGGTAAGAACTTCCGCTTTTCCATCAACGATGTGGAGTTTTCCTTTGACCAGAATTCAACCATCAGTGATATTATGTCCAAGGTTAACAACAGCAAGGCCAATGTAAAAATGACCTATTCTGCTGCTACCGATAAATTCACCGTTACTGCCAAAACCGGCGGCGGCGGTACCAATAACATTGTGATTAAAGATGTGGAGGGCAATCTGCTCAACACTCTTATGGGCGCACAGGCTGGTTCTGCGGTTGGTTCCCAAACCCTGAACGAAACCTCTATCCGAGGCGGTGCTTTTAACTTTGATAACACCAAGCTCACCCAGCTGGGCAGCAGTTCCTTTAAGCTGACGGTGGATGGAACCACCAAGACAATCAGTATCAGCTTGACCAACGAGGAAAAAACCGCTCTTTCCTCCTCCACCAGCAATGAAATCGCCCAAGTGGTCATTGCCAAGGTCAACGCCTCTATTAAGGAGCAGTTTGGCGATAAAATTGCCGGCAGCGTGAAGCTGGAGTTTGATCCCCTCTCCACAGACGGCAATAGCGCCCTGCGGCTGGCAACCACCCGGGAACATACTGTTTCTGTGGCTACCGGCACACTCAGCTCCACCACCTACGATGCTCTGGGTTATATGGGCTTTACCCACGGCCAGAACAACAGCCTGAATCTGGGCTACGACAGCTCCATTGAAGCAGGCAGCAATCTGGCTGGTGATCTGACGTCTTTGTTCTCACAGCTTTCCGCCGAAGGCGGCTCCTTTATGATGACTGTCAACGGTGTCACCAAAGAGGTTGCTTTTAAGATTTCCTCCGGCGCCGAGGCCACCCCCGAAATACTGGCCAAAGCTCTCAACGAAAGCATAAAAACTGCTTTTGGGGCCGACATTGCCAAGGATATTACCGTCAGCGCCGAGGGCGGCAGCAAGATTGTATTGACCATAGCCTCCAATAAGAAAGGCACCTCCGGCGGCAACACACAGGTTTCCCTTGCCGCAACCGACGCAACAAAGCGGGGTGATAAGGCTGATCTTTTTGCCGCTATGGGCTTTACCGGTTCCGCGGTAAACAACGGTAATTCGGCTCAGGGCACCAAGCTTTCCGATTTGGGTATCGGTTCCGGCTCCTTCACCATTGATGATCCTGCCAATCCCGGTAACCCTTTTGTTATCAGCTATACCGGGAACGAAAACGTCATGTCCTTTATTGACAAGATCAACAGTGCGGTGGGCAGTCAGGTCGCTTCCTTCAAGGATGGCCACCTTGCCGTTGATATGGGCAGCAATCCCCTGACTATCAAGGAAGACCCAGCTTTGGGTGCTGCCGGGGCATTGTCTGTTCTTTTCGGAACCGATGATGAAGGTATAGCCTATGATTCCACCCGCTATGCCACCAGCCTGACCAACACAGCGGGCAAAAATGCTGAAATCGTGGTCAATGGCCAAACCATCTACAGCTCCTCCAATACTTTCACCATTGACGGTGTTTCCATTGAGATCAACGCAGAAAGCACTACACCCATCAAAATCGGCACCAGCTACGATACAGATTCCCTTGTGGAGAAGCTGGAGGAGTTTGTTGGTGAATACAATGTGTTGGTTGAATCGTTTCACAAAATGCTCAAAGAGGAAAAGGTCAAGGGCTATGAGCCTCTCACCGATGAACAAAGGGCGGATATGACCCAAGACCAAATCACCAAGTGGGAAACTGAGGCCAAAAAGGGTTTGTTGCGCAGTGACAGCACCATTTCCCGCATTGTGGGTCAGCTTCGCAGCTCCCTTGTAGAAAAGGTAGACGGAGCCGGGATTTCTCTTTCTGATATTGGCATCACCACCATGTCTCTGTTGGATTCCAGTGCCACCAACGGTGTGAACTACAAAAACGATGGTAAGATTAAGCTGGATACGCAAAAACTTAAAGCTTATATTGATAAAAACGGCCCTGATTCTGTTCAGGCCCTGTTTACCGATAAGACCAACGGTATTGCCAAGCGTTTTGATAATGTGATTACAGGCGCTGCCAACACCAGCAGTGTCAACAGAGGTACTCTGGTGGAGCTGGCGGGCACCGAGACCCTCACCGGTAACAACACCAGCGTTCTTGGCAAACAGATTGAAAATGTAGATAAATTGGTCACCAATCTTAAGAGTCGTTTAAAAAGCGAATACACTCGATATTGGAACAAATTCTCTGCCCTAGAAAAAGCAATCTCCCGAATGAATTCTCAAAGCTCTTGGCTAACCCAAAACAATCAGTAA
- the fliS gene encoding flagellar export chaperone FliS — protein MLTGDPYAQYKSQSLATLAPGEVLVKLFDECIKQMRLASIGINQRNFAATNDSLTKTQAILTTLASSLDMRYPIAGELKPMYIFLAQQLLKANLKKDSHMIDECISLIKDLREAFSQAEKISRQKHHAVMGGKSAV, from the coding sequence ATGCTAACTGGCGATCCTTATGCCCAGTATAAAAGCCAGTCGCTGGCAACTCTGGCTCCTGGGGAGGTCCTGGTCAAACTGTTTGATGAATGCATTAAGCAAATGCGTTTAGCCTCTATCGGCATCAACCAGCGCAATTTCGCAGCGACCAACGACAGTCTGACCAAGACCCAGGCTATTTTGACAACCTTGGCAAGCTCCTTGGATATGCGTTATCCCATTGCCGGGGAGCTCAAGCCTATGTATATTTTTTTGGCCCAGCAGCTTTTGAAGGCCAACTTGAAAAAAGACAGCCATATGATTGATGAATGCATCTCACTCATCAAAGATCTGCGGGAAGCCTTTTCTCAGGCCGAGAAAATAAGCCGCCAGAAGCATCATGCCGTTATGGGGGGGAAATCCGCCGTATGA